One Bos taurus isolate L1 Dominette 01449 registration number 42190680 breed Hereford chromosome 3, ARS-UCD2.0, whole genome shotgun sequence DNA window includes the following coding sequences:
- the S1PR1 gene encoding sphingosine 1-phosphate receptor 1 — protein MGSTRIPLVKALHSPVSDYVNYDIIVRHYNYTGKLKISADKDNGIKLISVVFILICCFIILENIFVLLTIWKTKKFHRPMYYFIGNLALSDLLAGVAYTANLLLSGATTYKLTPAQWFLREGSMFVALSASVFSLLAIAIERYITMLKMKLHNGSNRFRSFLLISACWVISLILGGLPIMGWNCISTLPSCSTVLPLYHKHYILFCTTVFTLLLLSIVILYCRIYSLVRTRSRRLTFRKNISKASRSSEKSLALLKTVIIVLGVFIACWAPLFILLLLDVGCKVKTCDILFRTEYFLVLAVLNSGTNPIIYTLSNKEMRRAFVRIMSCCKCPSRDSASKFTRPIIAGMEFSRSKSDNSSHPQKDDGDNPETIMSSGNVNSSS, from the coding sequence ATGGGGTCCACCCGTATCCCGCTGGTCAAGGCCCTCCACAGCCCTGTCTCGGACTATGTCAACTACGACATCATCGTCCGGCATTATAACTACACGGGAAAGCTGAAGATCAGCGCGGACAAGGACAATGGCATTAAACTGATCTCAGTGGTGTTCATTCTCATCTGCTGCTTTATCATCCTAGAgaacatttttgttttgctgaCCATCTGGAAAACCAAGAAGTTCCACCGACCCATGTACTATTTTATCGGCAATCTGGCCCTCTCAGACCTGTTGGCGGGAGTGGCCTACACAGCCAACCTGCTCTTGTCTGGGGCCACCACCTACAAGCTAACCCCCGCCCAGTGGTTTCTGCGGGAAGGGAGTATGTTTGTGGCCCTCTCGGCCTCCGTGTTCAGCCTCCTGGCCATCGCCATTGAGCGCTACATCAccatgctgaagatgaaactccacaATGGGAGCAACAGGTTCCGCTCCTTCCTGCTCATCAGTGCCTGCTGGGTCATCTCCCTCATCCTGGGGGGCCTGCCTATCATGGGCTGGAACTGCATCAGCACGCTGCCCAGCTGTTCTACTGTGCTGCCGCTCTACCACAAGCACTATATCCTCTTCTGCACCACGGTCTTCACTCTGCTCCTGCTCTCCATTGTCATCCTGTACTGCAGGATCTACTCCTTGGTCAGGACTCGCAGCCGCCGTCTGACCTTCCGCAAGAACATTTCCAAGGCCAGCCGCAGCTCTGAGAAGTCTCTGGCACTGCTCAAGACCGTGATTATTGTCCTGGGCGTCTTCATCGCCTGCTGGGCACCACTCTTCATCCTGCTCCTGCTCGACGTGGGCTGCAAGGTGAAGACCTGTGACATCCTCTTCAGAACGGAGTACTTCCTGGTGTTGGCTGTGCTCAACTCTGGCACCAACCCCATCATTTACACTTTGTCCAACAAGGAGATGCGTCGGGCCTTCGTCCGGATCATGTCCTGCTGCAAGTGCCCCAGTAGAGACTCCGCGAGTAAATTCACACGACCCATCATCGCGGGCATGGAATTCAGCCGCAGTAAGTCAGAcaactcctcccacccccagaagGACGATGGGGACAACCCAGAGACCATTATGTCTTCTGGAAACGTCAACTCTTCTTCCTAA